From the Desulfovibrio sp. UIB00 genome, one window contains:
- a CDS encoding DUF721 domain-containing protein has product MAVFRKRQKDSQPVHAMEVMASVMAGLGAAPGQGETRARLQQLWLNWGMVMGPDLAPLARPMGHHRDVLLIGAEDAMLAQELHLMAAEMLERVNAFMEQPFFSGIKVSLLMGKAGLDKAATRKTASAHKPAPRARAPEPLCADGVYLEAMDPASPVARAYARFIRRRAR; this is encoded by the coding sequence ATGGCCGTATTCCGCAAACGACAGAAAGATTCGCAACCCGTACACGCCATGGAGGTCATGGCCTCTGTAATGGCGGGGCTTGGCGCTGCCCCCGGCCAGGGGGAAACGCGGGCGCGTTTGCAGCAGCTCTGGCTCAACTGGGGCATGGTCATGGGGCCTGATCTTGCGCCTCTGGCGCGGCCTATGGGGCATCATCGGGATGTTCTGCTTATAGGGGCAGAGGATGCCATGCTGGCGCAGGAGCTGCACCTTATGGCGGCCGAAATGCTGGAGAGGGTCAATGCCTTTATGGAACAGCCCTTTTTCAGCGGCATAAAGGTCAGCCTGCTCATGGGCAAGGCTGGGCTGGACAAGGCCGCAACGCGGAAAACGGCAAGTGCGCATAAGCCAGCCCCCCGGGCACGAGCACCAGAACCCCTGTGCGCTGATGGCGTGTATCTGGAGGCAATGGATCCTGCATCTCCGGTGGCGAGAGCCTATGCGCGCTTTATCCGGCGGCGCGCCCGCTAA